CTCTCGACCAGGCTCTTGGCGATGCCGAGGCCGAGACCGGTGCCGCCCTGCCGGCTGAAGAAACGGTCGAAGACGTAGGGCAGGTCCGCCGCGGCGATACCCGGTCCCTCGTCGCAGACCTCGAGCACCACCTCGTCCTCGCGGCTAAGGAGCTTGAGGCTCACCTTGGCGGGGTCGCCCGAGGCCTGTACGGCGTTGCGGACGAGGTTGCGAACGACTTGCGCCAGGCGCTGGGCGCTGCCCGCCACCAGGCCCTCGCCCCGCGCCTGCAGGGCG
This region of Deinococcota bacterium genomic DNA includes:
- a CDS encoding sensor histidine kinase; the protein is ALQARGEGLVAGSAQRLAQVVRNLVRNAVQASGDPAKVSLKLLSREDEVVLEVCDEGPGIAAADLPYVFDRFFSRQGGTGLGLGIAKSLVESHGGRIRVFSEAGRGCCFTVTLPSLDASLEEDGEAAAGGRPREERPYALAEETGAGWASPSSSASRETQR